The following are from one region of the Bacillus methanolicus MGA3 genome:
- the rpsO gene encoding 30S ribosomal protein S15, producing MAITQERKNEIINQFKIHENDTGSPEVQIAVLTEQINNLNEHLRVHKKDHHSRRGLLKMVGKRRNLLTYLRNKDVQRYRELINKLGLRR from the coding sequence ATGGCTATCACACAAGAACGTAAAAATGAAATCATTAATCAATTCAAAATTCACGAAAACGATACTGGTTCTCCAGAAGTACAAATTGCTGTCCTTACTGAACAGATTAACAATTTAAACGAACATTTACGTGTGCACAAAAAAGACCATCATTCACGTCGCGGTCTTTTAAAAATGGTAGGTAAACGCCGTAACCTTTTAACGTATCTACGAAACAAAGACGTTCAACGTTACCGTGAACTTATCAACAAACTTGGTTTACGTCGATAG
- the pnp gene encoding polyribonucleotide nucleotidyltransferase: MEHEKRVYSMDWAGRKLTVEIGQLAKQANGAVLVRYGDTVVLSTATASKEPKNVDFFPLTVNYEERLYAVGKIPGGFIKREGRPSEKAILASRLIDRPIRPLFAEGFRNEVQVVSMVMSVDQDCSSEMAAMFGSSLALSISDIPFEGPIAGVTVGRVGGEFIINPGVQQMEQSDMHLVVAGTKEAINMVEAGADEVPEEVMLEAIMFGHEEIKRLIEFQEKIVAEIGKEKMEVVLFELDKELEAEVREMCEADMIKAIQVPEKLAREDAINEVKNEVLAKYEEQEADEDTLKQVKQILDNIVKDEVRRLITEEKIRPDGRKVDEIRPLSSEIGILPRTHGSGLFTRGQTQALSVCTLGALGDVQILDGLGIEEEKRFMHHYNFPSFSVGETGPMRGPGRREIGHGALGERALEPVIPSEKEFPYTVRLVSEVLESNGSTSQASICASTLAMMDAGVPIKAPVAGIAMGLVKSGDNYTILTDIQGMEDHLGDMDFKVAGTPKGVTALQMDIKIAGLSREILEEALQQAKKGRMQILDSMLKTISKPREHLSKYAPKILTMTINPEKIRDVIGPSGKQINKIIEETGVKIDIEQDGTIFISSIDEEMNQKAKAIIEDIVREVEVGQLYLGKVKRIEKFGAFVEIFNGKDGLVHISELAEDRVGKVEDVVSIGDEILVKVTEIDKQGRVNLSRKAVLKEQRERAKQQ, translated from the coding sequence ATGGAACATGAGAAGCGGGTCTATTCCATGGATTGGGCCGGACGTAAATTAACAGTAGAAATTGGACAGTTGGCGAAACAAGCTAACGGTGCAGTTCTTGTCCGTTATGGCGATACTGTTGTGTTGAGTACAGCAACAGCATCAAAAGAACCAAAAAATGTTGATTTTTTTCCGTTGACAGTTAATTATGAGGAGCGCTTGTATGCTGTTGGGAAAATTCCCGGCGGTTTTATAAAAAGGGAAGGTCGTCCAAGTGAAAAGGCGATTCTTGCAAGCCGGCTGATTGACCGGCCGATACGGCCATTATTTGCAGAAGGGTTCCGCAATGAAGTGCAGGTTGTCAGCATGGTGATGAGTGTCGATCAGGATTGCTCTTCTGAAATGGCAGCCATGTTTGGGTCGTCGTTGGCTCTTTCAATTTCGGATATTCCATTTGAAGGGCCGATTGCCGGTGTCACCGTCGGACGAGTCGGGGGAGAATTTATTATTAACCCCGGTGTTCAGCAAATGGAACAAAGTGATATGCATTTAGTCGTTGCGGGAACAAAAGAAGCTATTAATATGGTTGAAGCGGGTGCTGATGAAGTGCCTGAGGAAGTCATGCTGGAAGCAATCATGTTTGGACATGAAGAAATAAAACGTTTGATTGAGTTTCAGGAAAAAATTGTTGCTGAAATCGGCAAAGAGAAAATGGAAGTTGTTTTATTTGAATTGGATAAGGAACTTGAAGCTGAAGTCCGCGAAATGTGTGAAGCTGACATGATTAAAGCGATCCAAGTACCGGAGAAGCTAGCACGCGAAGATGCAATTAATGAAGTAAAAAATGAAGTGCTTGCGAAATATGAAGAACAAGAAGCGGACGAAGATACGTTAAAACAAGTAAAACAGATTTTGGATAACATAGTAAAAGATGAAGTCCGCCGGTTGATTACAGAGGAAAAAATACGACCTGATGGCCGTAAAGTAGATGAAATCAGACCGCTTTCTTCTGAAATTGGGATTTTGCCGCGCACGCATGGTTCAGGATTGTTTACGCGCGGACAAACTCAGGCGTTGAGCGTTTGTACACTTGGTGCATTGGGTGATGTGCAAATTTTGGACGGGCTCGGAATTGAAGAAGAGAAACGTTTTATGCACCATTATAACTTCCCGAGCTTCAGTGTCGGTGAAACGGGTCCGATGCGAGGACCGGGGCGTCGTGAAATCGGCCACGGAGCACTTGGAGAGCGTGCATTGGAACCGGTTATTCCATCTGAAAAAGAATTCCCATATACAGTGCGTCTCGTTTCCGAGGTTCTTGAATCAAACGGTTCCACATCTCAAGCTAGCATATGTGCAAGCACATTGGCAATGATGGATGCTGGTGTTCCGATTAAGGCTCCTGTTGCAGGAATTGCAATGGGACTTGTAAAATCCGGCGACAATTATACGATTTTAACGGATATTCAAGGAATGGAAGACCATCTTGGTGATATGGACTTTAAGGTTGCAGGAACTCCAAAAGGGGTAACAGCATTGCAAATGGATATTAAGATTGCAGGATTATCGCGGGAAATACTCGAAGAAGCATTGCAGCAAGCGAAAAAAGGCCGTATGCAAATCCTTGATTCCATGTTAAAGACAATTTCAAAGCCGAGAGAACACTTATCGAAATATGCGCCAAAAATCTTAACGATGACTATCAATCCTGAAAAAATTCGTGATGTGATCGGGCCTAGCGGAAAACAAATTAACAAAATTATTGAAGAAACCGGTGTAAAAATTGATATCGAACAAGATGGAACAATTTTCATTTCTTCCATTGATGAAGAAATGAATCAAAAAGCGAAGGCAATTATTGAAGACATTGTTCGGGAAGTCGAAGTAGGCCAACTTTATTTAGGTAAAGTAAAACGAATTGAAAAATTTGGTGCCTTCGTTGAAATCTTCAACGGAAAAGATGGGCTCGTTCATATTTCAGAACTAGCTGAAGATCGGGTTGGCAAAGTTGAAGATGTTGTATCGATCGGTGACGAAATTTTAGTAAAAGTAACCGAAATTGATAAACAAGGCCGCGTTAATCTTTCACGGAAAGCAGTTTTAAAAGAACAACGTGAACGAGCAAAACAACAATAA
- a CDS encoding polysaccharide deacetylase family protein, whose amino-acid sequence MKKIVHLALFLLFSVLVINNPLISQYISFLKAESMTVSRPTNPLLQEIINRASEYEKKPINAKLDPIWKSIPGYNGIKVDIQASYKKMKKDGKFNEDKLVFQQVSPEISLSDLPPAAVYRGNPEKPMVSFIINVAWGNEYLSEMLATLKKHHVSASFFLEGRWVKNNPELAKMIAEAGHEIGNHSYTHPNMKKLPPAEIIKEITRTNEVIEATTGIRPKWLAPPSGSYREDVVKIASKLNMGTVMWSLDTIDWQKPAPEVLINRIVPKLHNGALILMHPTKPTAQALDQLILQIKQKNLKIDTVSNMLSEERIVQNK is encoded by the coding sequence ATGAAAAAAATCGTCCATTTGGCTTTATTTCTTTTGTTTTCAGTATTAGTTATCAATAATCCGTTAATTTCTCAATATATATCTTTTTTAAAAGCAGAATCTATGACTGTAAGTAGACCAACAAATCCTTTGTTACAGGAAATAATTAATCGAGCAAGTGAATATGAAAAAAAACCCATTAATGCAAAATTAGATCCTATTTGGAAATCTATTCCGGGGTATAATGGAATAAAGGTCGACATACAAGCTTCATACAAAAAAATGAAAAAGGACGGTAAATTTAACGAAGATAAATTAGTATTTCAGCAGGTAAGTCCGGAAATAAGTCTTTCAGACCTTCCGCCAGCTGCTGTTTATCGTGGGAATCCGGAAAAACCGATGGTCAGTTTTATTATTAACGTTGCCTGGGGAAATGAATATCTTTCCGAAATGCTTGCAACCTTAAAAAAACATCATGTTTCCGCCAGTTTTTTCTTGGAAGGAAGATGGGTAAAGAACAATCCCGAGCTTGCGAAAATGATTGCCGAAGCTGGACATGAAATTGGAAACCACTCGTACACCCACCCGAATATGAAAAAATTACCCCCCGCTGAGATCATAAAAGAAATAACGAGGACGAATGAAGTGATAGAAGCAACAACAGGAATCAGACCGAAATGGCTAGCTCCTCCCAGCGGTTCCTATCGTGAAGATGTCGTAAAAATAGCTTCAAAATTAAATATGGGCACTGTCATGTGGAGTCTCGATACAATAGACTGGCAAAAACCCGCACCTGAAGTTCTAATTAACAGAATCGTTCCAAAACTTCACAACGGTGCGTTAATTTTAATGCATCCGACGAAGCCGACTGCCCAAGCATTAGACCAATTAATTTTGCAAATAAAACAAAAAAACTTGAAAATAGATACAGTTTCCAACATGTTAAGTGAGGAACGGATTGTTCAAAATAAATGA
- a CDS encoding YlmC/YmxH family sporulation protein: protein MRLSELSGKEIVDVKRAERLGILGQTDLEINENTGQIETLIIPALKWFGFRKQGGEVRVQWKHIKKIGSDMIIIDIPDNE from the coding sequence ATGAGGCTGAGCGAGTTAAGCGGCAAGGAGATCGTAGACGTTAAACGTGCGGAAAGGCTTGGCATACTAGGGCAGACAGATTTGGAAATCAATGAAAATACCGGGCAAATTGAAACATTAATTATCCCTGCATTAAAATGGTTTGGATTTCGTAAACAAGGCGGAGAAGTTCGGGTGCAGTGGAAGCATATTAAGAAAATCGGATCTGATATGATTATTATTGATATCCCTGACAACGAATAA
- the dpaA gene encoding dipicolinic acid synthetase subunit A: protein MLTGMQVAVIGGDARQLEIIRKLTELDARLSLIGFEQLDHAFTGAIKEKMDEVDFSNIDSVILPVPGTSLEGQVETIFSNEKVFITEENISKTPAHCTIYSGISNSYLNGITKKSNRRLVQLFERDDVAIYNSIPTVEGTIMMAIQHTDFTIHGSKVAVLGLGRVGMSVARTFHVLGAKVKVGARRSEHIARITEMGLTPFHLNDIEQAVKDIDICINTIPHLVVNASVISRMPAHTLIIDLASKPGGTDFRYAEKRGIKALLAPGLPGIVAPKTAGKILANVLAQLLKDDLQKRKGKEE, encoded by the coding sequence ATGCTGACAGGAATGCAAGTCGCAGTCATAGGCGGTGATGCCAGACAACTGGAAATCATCCGCAAGCTGACAGAATTGGATGCGAGGCTGTCACTGATCGGATTTGAACAGCTGGATCATGCCTTTACCGGAGCGATTAAAGAAAAAATGGATGAAGTCGATTTTTCAAATATAGATTCCGTCATATTGCCAGTGCCAGGAACAAGTTTGGAAGGTCAAGTGGAAACGATATTTTCCAATGAAAAAGTGTTTATTACAGAAGAGAATATTTCCAAAACACCGGCTCATTGTACGATCTATTCAGGAATCAGCAACTCTTATTTAAATGGAATAACAAAGAAGTCAAACCGCCGTCTTGTTCAATTGTTTGAAAGGGATGATGTCGCCATTTATAATTCAATCCCTACTGTCGAAGGGACGATTATGATGGCCATTCAGCATACCGATTTTACCATCCACGGTTCAAAAGTGGCTGTACTTGGTCTTGGCAGAGTCGGAATGAGTGTAGCAAGAACATTTCATGTTCTCGGTGCGAAGGTAAAGGTCGGAGCAAGAAGAAGCGAACATATTGCAAGAATTACGGAGATGGGATTAACACCTTTCCATTTAAATGACATCGAACAAGCGGTAAAGGATATAGATATTTGCATAAATACCATACCGCATTTAGTTGTAAATGCTTCGGTTATTTCAAGAATGCCGGCACATACGCTGATCATTGATTTAGCCTCAAAACCGGGAGGGACGGATTTTCGGTATGCAGAAAAGCGAGGCATTAAAGCACTGCTTGCACCGGGGCTTCCAGGAATCGTTGCACCGAAAACCGCCGGAAAAATTCTCGCAAACGTTCTCGCTCAATTGCTGAAAGATGATTTACAAAAAAGAAAGGGGAAAGAAGAATGA
- the dpaB gene encoding dipicolinate synthase subunit B — translation MSLKGKRIGFGLTGSHCTYDEVYPEIENLVNTGAEVIPVVTFTVKNTETRFGKGEDWVERIEDLTGNKVIDSIVKAEPLGPKIPLDCMVIAPLTGNSLSKFANALTDSPVLMAAKATLRNQKPVVLGISTNDALGLNGVNLMRLMSTKNIYFIPFGQDDPVKKPNSMVARMSMLEETIIAALNGKQLQPVIVERFRDGH, via the coding sequence ATGAGCTTAAAAGGGAAAAGGATCGGATTTGGGCTAACGGGTTCTCATTGCACCTATGATGAAGTATACCCTGAAATCGAAAACCTTGTGAATACTGGAGCTGAAGTGATACCGGTCGTCACGTTTACAGTCAAAAATACAGAGACACGGTTTGGAAAAGGGGAAGATTGGGTCGAGCGAATCGAGGATTTAACGGGCAACAAGGTCATTGATTCAATTGTAAAAGCGGAACCTCTTGGTCCCAAAATCCCCCTTGATTGTATGGTCATTGCTCCATTGACTGGAAACTCACTAAGCAAATTTGCCAATGCATTGACAGACTCCCCAGTTTTAATGGCTGCGAAGGCAACATTGCGGAATCAAAAACCGGTTGTATTGGGAATTTCCACAAATGATGCGCTAGGATTAAACGGAGTAAATTTAATGAGACTGATGTCCACTAAAAATATCTACTTTATTCCTTTTGGCCAAGATGATCCGGTGAAGAAGCCGAATTCAATGGTTGCCAGAATGTCAATGCTCGAAGAAACGATCATAGCGGCTTTGAATGGAAAACAGCTGCAGCCCGTCATCGTAGAAAGATTTCGTGATGGACATTAA
- the asd gene encoding aspartate-semialdehyde dehydrogenase — translation MGQENGLHIAVVGATGAVGQQIIKTLENRNFPVGKITLLSSARSAGKTALFKGEEVTIQEAKPESFEGVDIALFSAGGSVSKELAPEAVKRGAIVVDNTSAFRMDADVPLVVPEVNESALHEHNGIIANPNCSTIQMVTALEPIRQKYGLKRVIVSTYQAVSGAGAQAVEELYEQTRAIINNEPYEPKILPVRSDKKHYQIAFNAIPQIDKFQENGYTFEEMKMINETKKIMGLPDLQIAATCVRLPVATGHSESVYIEVEKDGLTVQECKEILAGAPGVELQDDIENQIYPMPADCVGKYEVFVGRIRQDLNKANGFHMWIVSDNLLKGAALNTVQIAESLIKLNLIRNK, via the coding sequence ATGGGTCAAGAAAATGGTCTTCATATAGCTGTGGTTGGTGCAACAGGTGCAGTTGGTCAACAAATCATAAAAACCCTTGAAAACAGGAATTTTCCGGTAGGCAAAATTACACTTTTATCCTCAGCACGGTCTGCAGGGAAAACGGCTTTATTTAAAGGTGAAGAAGTTACGATTCAGGAAGCAAAACCTGAAAGTTTTGAAGGGGTAGATATCGCATTATTCAGTGCCGGAGGCAGTGTGTCTAAAGAACTTGCTCCTGAAGCTGTAAAACGCGGTGCGATTGTTGTCGATAATACTAGTGCTTTTCGTATGGATGCAGATGTTCCGCTTGTCGTTCCAGAAGTTAATGAATCTGCACTTCATGAACATAATGGGATTATTGCCAATCCAAACTGTTCAACCATTCAAATGGTTACTGCATTGGAACCAATTCGTCAAAAGTACGGTCTGAAAAGAGTGATCGTATCAACTTATCAGGCTGTTTCAGGCGCAGGTGCTCAAGCAGTGGAAGAATTATATGAGCAGACAAGAGCGATTATTAATAATGAACCATATGAACCAAAAATTTTACCTGTTAGATCTGATAAAAAACATTATCAAATAGCTTTTAATGCCATACCGCAAATTGATAAATTTCAGGAAAACGGCTATACTTTTGAAGAAATGAAAATGATTAATGAAACGAAGAAAATTATGGGGCTTCCTGACCTTCAGATTGCTGCAACTTGTGTCCGTTTGCCAGTTGCGACTGGGCATTCTGAATCGGTTTATATTGAAGTGGAAAAAGACGGATTAACCGTTCAGGAGTGCAAAGAAATCCTTGCTGGTGCTCCGGGAGTTGAGCTTCAAGACGATATTGAAAATCAAATCTATCCAATGCCAGCTGATTGTGTAGGCAAATACGAAGTATTCGTTGGCCGAATTCGGCAAGACCTTAATAAGGCAAACGGATTCCATATGTGGATTGTTTCTGATAATCTTTTAAAAGGAGCAGCCTTGAATACAGTGCAAATCGCAGAAAGCCTGATCAAATTAAACCTTATCAGAAACAAGTAA
- the dapG gene encoding aspartate kinase: protein MKIIVQKFGGTSVRDDISRSNAKRHIEKALAEGYKVVVVVSAMGRSGEPYATDTLLSLIGGNATKVSKREQDLLLSCGEIISSIVFTNMLIEHGIRAVALTGAQAGFRTNNDHTNAKIIEMKCDRLLRELEQNEVVVVAGFQGAAKNGDITTIGRGGSDTSAAALGAALNAEWIDIFTDVEGIMTADPRIVENARPLSVVTYTEVCNMAYQGAKVIHPRAVEIAMQAKIPIRIRSTYSDSPGTLVTSLSKNSRGSDIRERPVTGIAHVPNVTQIKVFAKKDQYNLQAEVFKAMANEKISVDLINISPNGVVYTVMNEMADQAIRILTDMGHEPVVERDCAKVSVVGAGMAGVPGVASKIVTALSEKGIRILQSADSHTTIWVLVKQEDLVNAVKALHDAFQLEKETLEFERIE, encoded by the coding sequence ATGAAAATTATCGTTCAAAAATTCGGGGGCACTTCGGTCCGTGACGATATTAGCCGATCGAATGCAAAAAGGCATATAGAAAAAGCTCTAGCCGAAGGCTACAAGGTTGTAGTTGTTGTATCAGCGATGGGACGAAGCGGTGAACCGTATGCAACCGATACCCTCTTATCGCTAATTGGAGGCAATGCGACGAAGGTAAGTAAACGGGAGCAAGATTTGCTTCTTTCTTGCGGAGAAATCATCTCAAGCATTGTTTTTACAAACATGCTTATTGAGCATGGCATTCGCGCTGTTGCTTTAACCGGTGCCCAAGCGGGTTTTCGGACAAACAACGATCATACGAATGCAAAAATTATTGAAATGAAATGCGACAGGCTTTTAAGGGAATTGGAACAAAACGAAGTTGTAGTTGTAGCCGGTTTCCAAGGTGCTGCAAAGAATGGCGATATAACGACCATTGGACGTGGTGGCAGCGATACATCAGCCGCTGCTTTAGGTGCAGCGCTTAATGCTGAATGGATTGACATCTTTACTGATGTTGAGGGAATAATGACAGCTGACCCTCGAATTGTTGAGAATGCGCGTCCTTTATCGGTAGTCACTTACACGGAAGTGTGCAATATGGCCTATCAGGGTGCAAAGGTTATACACCCTCGGGCCGTAGAAATAGCAATGCAGGCAAAAATTCCGATCAGGATTCGATCAACTTATTCGGACAGCCCCGGCACCTTAGTTACCTCACTCAGCAAAAATAGTCGAGGAAGCGATATTCGAGAACGGCCGGTAACTGGAATTGCCCACGTTCCAAATGTTACCCAGATTAAAGTTTTCGCTAAAAAAGATCAGTATAATTTACAAGCTGAAGTATTTAAAGCAATGGCAAACGAAAAAATCAGTGTTGATTTGATAAATATATCGCCAAATGGGGTCGTTTATACGGTGATGAATGAAATGGCAGACCAAGCCATTCGAATTTTGACCGATATGGGACATGAGCCGGTTGTTGAACGGGATTGTGCAAAGGTATCCGTTGTCGGTGCAGGTATGGCTGGAGTCCCAGGCGTCGCATCAAAAATTGTAACAGCTCTGTCAGAAAAAGGAATTCGTATTTTACAATCTGCTGACAGCCACACGACCATCTGGGTTTTAGTTAAACAAGAGGATTTAGTAAATGCAGTCAAAGCATTGCATGACGCATTCCAGCTTGAGAAAGAAACGCTGGAGTTTGAACGGATAGAATGA
- the dapA gene encoding 4-hydroxy-tetrahydrodipicolinate synthase, translated as MVSFGRISTAMVTPFDNKGNVDFAKTTQLVNHLINNGTDSLVVVGTTGESATLTKEEKLALFQHVVKVVEKRVPVIAGTGSNNTYDSIEMTKKAEKIGVDAILAVAPYYNKPNQEGLYQHFKAIAESTSLPVIVYNIPGRSVVNVKPETVIRLSKIPNIVGVKEARRDLSAMTQIIANTDDDFLLYSGDDGLTLPVLSIGGAGVISVASHVIGNEMQEMISAFLNGDHERAAKIHQKLLPLMDGLFIAPNPVPVKTALQLKGMDVGSVRLPLVPLTEQERNTVAALLNAL; from the coding sequence ATGGTTTCATTTGGTCGAATATCAACAGCTATGGTTACACCGTTTGATAACAAGGGTAATGTTGATTTTGCAAAAACAACGCAGCTAGTGAATCATTTGATTAATAATGGGACAGATTCTTTAGTTGTTGTCGGTACTACTGGAGAATCAGCTACTCTTACAAAAGAAGAAAAATTGGCGCTTTTTCAGCATGTAGTAAAAGTAGTTGAAAAAAGAGTCCCTGTTATTGCAGGCACCGGAAGCAATAATACTTATGATTCAATCGAAATGACAAAAAAAGCAGAAAAAATCGGTGTCGATGCGATCTTGGCAGTTGCTCCGTATTATAACAAACCAAACCAGGAAGGATTATATCAACATTTTAAGGCAATTGCTGAAAGTACATCCCTTCCTGTTATCGTATATAACATTCCGGGAAGATCTGTAGTGAATGTCAAGCCTGAAACAGTCATCCGCTTGTCCAAAATTCCGAACATTGTTGGCGTCAAAGAAGCGAGAAGGGATCTAAGTGCGATGACACAAATTATTGCTAATACGGATGACGATTTTCTTTTGTATAGTGGAGACGATGGCTTAACCTTGCCGGTGCTATCAATTGGCGGCGCTGGAGTAATTTCCGTTGCATCTCATGTTATTGGAAATGAGATGCAAGAAATGATAAGTGCATTTTTAAATGGGGATCATGAACGCGCGGCAAAAATTCATCAAAAGCTGCTTCCGCTTATGGATGGATTATTTATCGCTCCAAACCCAGTGCCGGTCAAAACGGCTTTGCAATTAAAAGGCATGGATGTCGGTTCGGTCCGCTTGCCGCTTGTTCCGCTTACTGAACAGGAACGAAATACAGTGGCAGCATTATTGAATGCTTTATAA
- a CDS encoding ribonuclease J — protein MNSRKNESIKLIALGGVGEIGKNMYLVEVDGEIFVVDAGLMFPENEMLGIDIVIPDISYLIENKDRVKAIFLTHGHEDHIGAIYYVISKLNVPVYGTRLTLALAKAKLKEKEFKGNADFQEIHSNSRLQFESVDVSFFKTNHSIPDSVGICFHTSEGMIVHTGDFKFDQAAGKLYQPEIGKMANIGDQGVLCLLSDSTEAEKPGYTTSEAIVAREMSDIFYNAPGRIIAACFASDLNRIQHIFNAAFENGRKVAVLGKRFERIFDIALDFGYLEVHEEQIIPVQEVSQYPDNEIVLLTTGDQGEPLEVLQKMAKQTHKQINIQSGDTVIIAASPLNCSELFISKTIDMVYRAGANVVSSKSIIKASSHGSQEELKFMLNLMKPRFFVPIHGEYRMLKAHAKIAMECGLSTSQIHIVDKGEVLEYKNGKMQLNGRVQAGNVLIDGNGVGDVGNIVLRDRKLLSQDGTLIVVVTLSKSEKKIAAGPEIISRGFVYVRESEKLIEESIDLVKEIIDKNISKDSFDWSSLKQDMRDSLNQYLFEKTKRRPMILPIIMEV, from the coding sequence GTGAATAGTAGAAAGAACGAAAGTATCAAGCTAATTGCTCTGGGCGGAGTAGGAGAAATAGGGAAGAATATGTATCTGGTCGAAGTGGACGGAGAAATATTTGTTGTGGATGCAGGTTTAATGTTCCCGGAGAACGAAATGCTTGGAATTGATATTGTCATTCCTGATATTTCTTATTTGATTGAAAATAAAGATCGAGTGAAAGCGATTTTCCTTACACACGGCCATGAGGACCATATCGGAGCGATCTATTATGTCATCTCTAAACTGAATGTTCCTGTTTATGGAACAAGATTGACATTGGCACTTGCAAAAGCAAAGCTAAAAGAAAAAGAATTTAAAGGAAATGCTGATTTTCAAGAAATTCACTCAAATTCCAGATTGCAATTTGAATCGGTTGATGTCAGCTTTTTTAAAACAAATCACAGCATTCCAGATTCAGTCGGAATATGTTTTCATACTTCAGAAGGAATGATTGTACATACCGGAGATTTTAAATTTGATCAAGCTGCCGGCAAGTTATATCAACCTGAAATCGGAAAAATGGCAAACATCGGTGATCAAGGAGTTTTATGTTTGCTATCAGACAGCACTGAAGCGGAAAAACCGGGTTATACCACTTCAGAAGCGATTGTTGCAAGAGAAATGTCTGATATTTTTTACAATGCACCTGGAAGAATTATTGCTGCATGTTTCGCATCCGATTTAAATCGAATTCAGCATATTTTTAATGCTGCATTTGAAAACGGCCGAAAAGTAGCTGTATTAGGGAAAAGATTTGAACGAATTTTTGATATAGCTCTTGATTTTGGCTATTTGGAAGTACATGAAGAGCAAATCATTCCAGTTCAAGAAGTCAGTCAATATCCTGATAATGAAATCGTATTGCTGACAACAGGTGATCAAGGCGAGCCGCTTGAAGTACTCCAAAAAATGGCAAAACAGACGCACAAGCAAATTAATATCCAGTCAGGGGATACGGTTATCATTGCTGCGTCTCCATTAAATTGCAGCGAACTGTTTATTTCTAAAACAATTGATATGGTTTATCGGGCAGGGGCCAATGTTGTTTCCAGTAAAAGTATAATTAAGGCATCAAGCCATGGGAGCCAGGAAGAATTAAAATTCATGCTAAACTTGATGAAACCGAGATTTTTTGTTCCGATTCATGGAGAATATCGTATGCTGAAAGCCCACGCAAAAATCGCCATGGAGTGCGGTCTTTCAACCAGTCAAATCCATATTGTTGATAAAGGAGAAGTTCTTGAATACAAAAATGGAAAAATGCAGCTAAATGGCCGCGTTCAGGCAGGAAACGTGTTAATAGATGGCAACGGTGTCGGTGATGTTGGAAACATCGTATTAAGAGATCGCAAGCTTTTATCTCAGGATGGAACACTTATTGTCGTCGTAACATTAAGCAAGAGCGAGAAAAAGATTGCCGCAGGGCCAGAAATCATTTCCCGCGGCTTCGTTTATGTCCGTGAATCAGAGAAATTAATAGAGGAGTCAATTGATTTAGTGAAAGAAATCATTGATAAAAATATATCTAAAGATTCTTTTGATTGGTCAAGTTTAAAACAGGATATGCGGGATTCATTAAATCAATATCTCTTTGAGAAAACAAAAAGACGGCCGATGATTTTGCCAATTATTATGGAAGTATAG
- a CDS encoding ClpP family protease yields MDKETKQSSEYYGEDQQNEEKQLGIIEKIQQLGQTNVPQLSQDSKIHCLTIVGQIEGHIQLPPQNKTTKYEHIIPQIVAIEQNPNIEGLLVILNTVGGDVEAGLAISEMLASLSKPTVSLVLGGGHSIGVPIAVSGSYSFIAETATMTIHPIRLTGLVIGVPQTFEYLDKMQERVINFVTKHSNISAETFKDLMFAKGNLTRDIGTNVVGTDAVKYGLIDEVGGIGQALKKLNELIDLNNGGKEAVVQ; encoded by the coding sequence ATGGATAAAGAGACAAAACAAAGTTCTGAATATTATGGTGAAGACCAGCAAAATGAAGAAAAACAATTAGGCATAATCGAAAAAATTCAACAACTTGGCCAGACGAATGTTCCGCAATTATCACAGGATTCAAAGATTCATTGCTTGACAATTGTCGGTCAAATTGAAGGCCATATACAGTTGCCGCCGCAAAATAAAACGACGAAATACGAACATATCATTCCCCAAATTGTTGCCATTGAACAAAACCCAAACATTGAAGGTCTCCTTGTTATTTTAAATACTGTAGGAGGAGACGTTGAAGCAGGGTTAGCGATTTCAGAGATGCTTGCTTCTTTGTCAAAACCGACTGTTTCACTTGTGCTGGGTGGAGGCCATTCTATCGGCGTCCCGATTGCAGTATCTGGAAGTTATTCTTTTATCGCTGAAACGGCAACAATGACGATTCATCCCATTCGTTTAACAGGATTGGTAATTGGGGTTCCCCAGACGTTTGAATACCTGGATAAAATGCAGGAACGAGTGATCAACTTTGTTACAAAACATTCAAATATTTCGGCGGAAACCTTTAAAGACCTCATGTTTGCAAAAGGCAATTTAACTAGAGATATTGGAACGAATGTTGTCGGAACAGATGCAGTCAAATACGGTTTAATTGATGAAGTTGGCGGGATCGGGCAGGCGTTAAAAAAATTGAATGAGCTGATTGATTTAAACAATGGAGGAAAAGAGGCGGTGGTCCAATGA